From Carassius auratus strain Wakin chromosome 22, ASM336829v1, whole genome shotgun sequence, a single genomic window includes:
- the LOC113040492 gene encoding cell wall protein DAN4-like, with translation PTSTTLSTTTAPTSTTLSTTTAPTSSTLPTTSAPTSTAPTTTVPTSITLSTTTAQASTSTATFSTTSTSTAPTSTTLSTTTAPTSSTLPTTSAPTSTAPTQTVPTSITLSTTDAPTSTTVQKSSTVSTNAPTSTSTAPTSTTPSTTTATTSTVPTSTTLSTTTAPASTLTATFSTPSTTTAPTSNTLPKTAALTSTSAAPTSTLTAPISTTLSTISTVPALTSTGSTAQTTSAASTFKSTTLTSTTRTATPTFTFNLTTTQLVSTTQQASQSTPSSPDAVLQNMTAVAYISLKLRSSVELSNEEIITYIEKIT, from the exons ccaacatccaccactctatcaacaacaactgcaccaacatccaccactctatcaacaacaactgcaccaacatctagCACTCTACCAACAACTTCTGCACCAACATCAACTGCACCAACAACAACTGTACCAACATCTatcactctatcaacaacaactgcacaaGCCTCAACATCAACTGCAACATTTTCCACAACATCAACatcaactgcaccaacatccacaactctatcaacaacaactgcaccaacttCTAGCACTCTACCAACAACTTCTGCACCAACATCAACTGCACCAACACAAACTGTACCAACATCTATCACTCTATCAACAACTGATGCACCAACCTCAACAACTGTACAAAAATCCAGCACTGTATCAACAAATGCACCAACATCAACatcaactgcaccaacatctacCACTCCATCCACAACTACTGCAACAACATCAACTGTACCAACATCTACTACTCtgtcaacaacaactgcaccagccTCAACATTAACTGCAACGTTTTCCACaccatcaacaacaactgcaccaacatccaacACTCTACCAAAAACTGCCGCACTAACCTCAACATCAGCAGCACCAACCTCAACATTAACTGCACCAATATCTACCACTCTATCAACAATATCAACTGTGCCAGCATTGACATCAACTGGATCAACAGCTCAAACTACATCAGCTGCTTCAACATTCAAATCAACTACATTAACATCTACAACTCGAACAGCAAcaccaacatttacatttaatctgaCAACAACCCAACTTGTGTCTACAACTCAACAAGCAAGTCAATCGACACCCTCATCGCCAGATGCTGTCCTGCAAA ATATGACAGCAGTTGCATACATAAGTTTAAAATTGAGATCTTCGGTTGAGCTGAGCAATGAGGAAATCATTACATATATTGAAAAG ATTACATAA